A single Brienomyrus brachyistius isolate T26 chromosome 11, BBRACH_0.4, whole genome shotgun sequence DNA region contains:
- the dnaaf4 gene encoding dynein assembly factor 4, axonemal, translating to MPLLVKDYSWTQTPSSICLTIPLKGTNPRKVDVFATDEYLKVHFPPFLLEVFFSEAIDDDTSVAKIGNGVAVLTLRKKEDRMWEQLTINDADKKILKSIRERAVLKAQEKSAADSTARAEKKQQENKYTLEKMMKIEEEQRNNIEKLKADERERATAELEAWKLQQKREAEKEDARRNRQKQTQEQKTQLNHTSQLSSTKNAGTVKYQRKDSDKKNRTPLPAPRSSCTIKIQFTPRVFPTALRESRVPEEEEWLKKQADVRRQTNTDVSELNDLKEDERNPDWLKEKGNKLFVTGNYLAAVNAYNLAIQLNRKIPALYLNRAACHLKLKNLHKAIEDSSQALDLLLPAVADNADARMKAYVRRGTAFCELQLYAEGLQDYDAALKIDPYNQTVLSDAEKIRQFIQGSMPDHLDPEKKM from the exons ATGCCTTTGCTTGTTAAGGATTACTCGTGGACTCAGACGCCGTCTTCAATATGCTTAACTATTCCGCTAAAGGGAACAAACCCTAGGAAGGTGGATGTGTTCGCCACAGACGAATATCTTAAG GtacattttcctccttttcTGTTAGAAGTATTTTTCTCGGAAGCTATAGACGATGACACAAGTGTCGCAAAGATTGGAAATGGAGTAGCGGTATTGACGTTGCGCAAAAAGGAGGACAGGATGTGGGAACAACTTACAATAAACGACG CTGACAAAAAGATATTAAAATCAATCAGAGAGAGAGCTGTACTTAAAGCTCAGGAAAAGTCAGCAGCAGACTCAACAGCCAGGGCTGAGAAAAAACAGCAAGAAAACAAATACACGCTGGAGAAGATGATGAAG ATAGAGGAGGAACAGAGGAACAACATTGAGAAATTAAAAGCTGATGAACGTGAGAGGGCTACAGCAGAGCTGGAGGCCTGGAAACTCCAACAAAAGCGGGAGGCTGAAAAGGAAGACGCTCGCAGAAATAGGCAAAAGCAAACACAAGAACAGAAGACGCAGCTAAACCATACGTCCCAGTTATCATCTACGAAAAATGCAGGCACCGTTAAAT ACCAGCGAAAAGATTCTGACAAGAAAAACCGGACACCCTTGCCTGCTCCAAGGTCCTCGTGCACTATCAAAATTCAGTTCACCCCACGAGTATTTCCAACAGCCCTGCGAGAATCCAGAGTACCAGAGGAAGAGGAA TGGCTTAAAAAGCAAGCTGACGTCAGGAGACAAACGAACACAGATGTATCAGAACTGAATGACCTGAAGGAAGATGAGCGGAACCCTGACTGGCTGAAAGAGAAGGGAAA caaattGTTTGTGACTGGTAACTACCTCGCTGCCGTCAATGCCTATAACCTTGCCATACAGCTGAACAGGAAGATTCCTGCACTATATTTAAaccgagctgcatgccacctTAAATTGAAAAACCTGCACAAAGCAATAGAAGATTCCTCTCAA GCGCTTGATTTATTGTTGCCGGCAGTTGCCGACAATGCAGACGCCAGAATGAAAGCCTATGTGAGGCGGGGTACGGCTTTCTGTGAGCTGCAACTCTACGCTGAAG GTCTTCAAGATTATGATGCGGCTCTCAAGATAGACCCTTACAACCAAACTGTTCTGTCTGATGCAGAAAAAATCCGACAGTTCATTCAAGGAAGTATGCCTGACCATTTGGACCCCGAGAAGAAAATGTAG